One genomic window of Mycteria americana isolate JAX WOST 10 ecotype Jacksonville Zoo and Gardens chromosome 6, USCA_MyAme_1.0, whole genome shotgun sequence includes the following:
- the PANK1 gene encoding pantothenate kinase 1 isoform X4 — protein MAAKGDSTNVDKLVKDIYGGDYERFGLQGSAVASSFGHMMSKEKRDSISKEDLARATLVTITNNIGSIARMCALNENIDKVVFVGNFLRINMISMKVLAYAMDYWSKGQLKALFLEHEGYFGAVGALLELLKMTDDQ, from the exons ATGGCCGCAAAAGGAGACAGCACCAATGTGGATAAGCTGGTGAAAGATATTTACGGAGGAGACTATGAGCGGTTTGGCCTTCAAGGGTCTGCTGTAGCCTCAAG CTTTGGTCATATGATGagtaaagaaaagagagattCCATCAGTAAAGAGGACTTGGCCAGAGCTACTTTGGTCACCATCACCAACAACATAGGTTCTATTGCTCGCATGTGTGCATTGAATGAG AATATTGACAAGGTGGTATTTGTTGGCAACTTTCTCAGAATTAATATGATTTCTATGAAGGTGCTAGCGTATGCTATGGATTATTGGTCCAAGGGACAGCTGAAAGCTCTGTTTTTGGAACATGAG GGTTATTTTGGAGCGGTTGGGGCTCTTCTAGAATTGCTTAAAATGACAGATGATCAGTGA